A part of Negativicoccus succinicivorans genomic DNA contains:
- the queG gene encoding tRNA epoxyqueuosine(34) reductase QueG, protein MDKNKIIITQANHLGLTEVGFVRLPLPETLAATLHAAGEPSPFTPSDVTTRLDPAALLPGAQSVIVCLFPYRPASATAENAAEPPANLPEYARARDYHIIVQHYLTRLQTRLQAHFSDADFFSFVDTSPLPDRALAYLAGLGFFGWNKALINDRYGTHTMIGGLVTTLALAPSEPLQKTCLQCGRCRRFCPGQALTPERFIWPRCKSYITQKKGDLTAAEAAIIAKNHYIFGCDVCQEVCPHNTAAEPTPLPEFQNDRITHITAAEIACHSNRTFQAAYGDRAWAWRGKKILLRNAALLAESSAHRNDDNH, encoded by the coding sequence ATGGACAAAAATAAAATCATCATCACGCAAGCAAACCACCTCGGTCTTACCGAAGTCGGCTTCGTGCGTCTGCCGCTCCCCGAGACGCTTGCCGCGACACTCCACGCGGCCGGCGAACCGTCGCCCTTCACGCCGTCGGATGTGACGACGCGTCTGGATCCGGCCGCCTTGTTGCCCGGCGCGCAGAGCGTGATCGTTTGTCTCTTTCCGTATCGTCCCGCCTCAGCCACTGCGGAAAACGCCGCCGAACCTCCCGCGAACTTGCCGGAATACGCGCGGGCGCGTGATTACCATATCATTGTGCAACACTATTTAACGCGCTTACAGACCCGCCTTCAAGCGCATTTTTCCGATGCCGATTTCTTCTCTTTTGTCGACACGTCGCCGCTTCCGGATCGAGCCCTGGCGTATCTCGCGGGGTTGGGCTTTTTCGGCTGGAACAAGGCGCTCATTAATGATCGCTACGGCACCCACACCATGATCGGCGGGCTTGTCACGACGCTTGCGCTGGCGCCGAGCGAACCGCTGCAAAAAACATGTCTGCAGTGCGGACGTTGTCGCCGCTTTTGCCCCGGTCAGGCGCTGACGCCGGAACGATTTATTTGGCCGCGTTGCAAATCGTACATCACACAGAAAAAAGGCGATCTGACCGCCGCTGAAGCCGCCATCATCGCGAAAAATCATTATATTTTCGGCTGCGACGTCTGTCAGGAGGTCTGCCCGCATAACACCGCGGCCGAGCCGACGCCGCTCCCCGAATTTCAGAATGATCGCATCACGCACATCACCGCGGCGGAAATTGCCTGCCATTCGAACCGCACGTTCCAAGCCGCTTACGGCGATCGCGCCTGGGCCTGGCGCGGCAAAAAAATTTTGTTGCGCAACGCGGCTCTATTGGCAGAAAGCTCCGCCCATCGCAACGACGACAATCACTAA
- a CDS encoding TIGR03915 family putative DNA repair protein translates to MLTHYDGTYPGFLTVIFARYRTLETIEIEPLTPQMDFLVAHDRVATDPAKAARVARYLRAQFGADFLRRCYAALLSVEARHETVTARTIKKCIRHGKGVLASADRDAVAFDRIVRAVYSEAHSWKGLLRFREVQDGYWYAPFAPKHDVIELLTAHFARRLNGEHFVIHDCPRGCAVLYEDGRTEYFSATALSVVETAEESAYQDAWRLFYKTVSIPERANPKLRQSNMPKRYWAHLIERL, encoded by the coding sequence ATGCTGACGCACTATGACGGAACCTATCCGGGATTTTTAACGGTGATTTTCGCGCGGTACCGAACGTTGGAAACGATTGAAATCGAACCGCTGACACCGCAAATGGATTTTTTGGTGGCGCATGATCGGGTCGCGACCGACCCGGCGAAAGCGGCGCGCGTCGCAAGGTATTTGCGCGCCCAATTCGGCGCCGATTTCCTGCGCCGTTGCTATGCCGCGTTGCTTTCGGTCGAAGCGCGCCATGAAACGGTGACCGCGCGAACGATCAAAAAATGTATTCGCCACGGCAAAGGCGTTTTGGCGAGCGCCGATCGGGACGCGGTAGCGTTTGATCGGATCGTGCGCGCGGTCTACAGCGAAGCGCACAGTTGGAAGGGTTTACTGCGTTTTCGTGAGGTGCAGGACGGCTACTGGTACGCGCCGTTTGCGCCCAAGCATGATGTCATCGAATTGCTGACCGCGCATTTTGCCCGCCGACTCAACGGCGAGCATTTCGTCATTCATGATTGTCCGCGCGGTTGCGCCGTGCTCTATGAGGACGGGCGCACGGAATATTTTTCCGCCACGGCCTTGTCCGTCGTCGAAACGGCGGAGGAAAGCGCGTACCAGGACGCCTGGCGACTGTTTTATAAAACTGTTTCGATCCCCGAGCGCGCCAATCCGAAACTGCGCCAAAGCAATATGCCCAAACGCTACTGGGCGCATTTGATTGAGCGTTTATAA
- a CDS encoding putative DNA modification/repair radical SAM protein — protein MEFDTLQHKLKILTDAAKYDASCSSSGSRRSHRKGGVGNAAESGICHSWSEDGRCISLLKILLTNKCIYNCEYCVNRSSNDVERAEFTPEEVCELTLNFYKRNYIEGLFLSSGIVGNADHTMEKLIRVARLLRYRENFNGYIHMKAIPGASPALVEELGRLVDRLSVNIELPTESALALLAPQKSFGKIFQPMATIRQHILESHSERKTSRHAPLFAPAGQSTQMIVGASREDDRTIIQRAQALYHSFDLKRVYYSSFVPVVSSRFTEGIVKPPLLREHRIYQADFLMRYYDFTADEILTAKEPFFDLELDPKMSWAIRHLDRFPVEINRADLEELIRIPGIGITGAKRIIRARRFAKLKYDDLRTLKISTKRARHFMTVAGVYRGAAIHSRHDLRQRMKLLEGAPRYEQMDLFAPC, from the coding sequence TTTTAACCGACGCCGCGAAGTACGACGCCAGCTGCAGTTCAAGCGGGTCCCGTCGGTCGCATCGCAAAGGGGGCGTGGGCAATGCCGCCGAGTCGGGAATTTGCCACAGCTGGAGCGAGGACGGACGCTGCATTTCGTTGCTGAAAATTCTCCTCACCAATAAGTGCATTTACAACTGCGAATATTGCGTCAATCGCAGCAGCAACGATGTGGAACGGGCGGAGTTCACGCCCGAAGAGGTCTGCGAACTCACGCTTAATTTTTATAAACGCAACTATATCGAAGGGCTGTTCCTTTCGAGCGGGATTGTCGGTAATGCCGATCACACGATGGAAAAACTGATCCGTGTCGCGCGCCTCTTGCGCTACCGGGAGAACTTTAATGGCTATATTCACATGAAAGCGATTCCCGGAGCATCGCCCGCACTGGTGGAAGAACTGGGACGATTGGTGGATCGGTTGAGTGTGAATATCGAACTGCCGACAGAATCGGCGCTGGCGCTTTTGGCGCCGCAAAAAAGCTTCGGCAAGATCTTTCAACCGATGGCGACCATTCGCCAACATATTCTGGAAAGCCACAGCGAGCGCAAAACATCACGGCACGCGCCGCTTTTCGCGCCGGCGGGGCAAAGTACGCAAATGATTGTCGGCGCGAGCCGCGAGGACGATCGCACGATCATTCAGCGGGCGCAAGCCTTGTACCATTCGTTTGACTTGAAGCGGGTGTACTATTCGAGTTTCGTGCCGGTGGTGTCGTCGCGCTTCACGGAAGGCATCGTGAAACCGCCACTTTTGCGCGAACATCGCATTTATCAGGCGGATTTTCTGATGCGCTACTATGATTTCACGGCCGATGAAATTTTAACGGCCAAAGAGCCTTTTTTTGACTTGGAGTTGGATCCGAAAATGAGCTGGGCGATTCGTCACTTGGATCGTTTTCCGGTGGAAATCAACCGCGCCGATCTGGAGGAGCTGATCCGTATCCCGGGGATCGGCATCACCGGCGCGAAACGCATTATTCGCGCGCGTCGTTTCGCCAAGTTGAAATACGACGACTTACGAACGCTGAAAATTTCCACCAAGCGGGCGCGCCACTTCATGACGGTCGCGGGTGTATACCGCGGCGCGGCGATCCATTCGCGCCACGACTTGCGGCAACGCATGAAATTGCTCGAAGGCGCGCCGCGCTATGAGCAGATGGACTTGTTTGCGCCATGCTGA